One genomic segment of Oceanotoga teriensis includes these proteins:
- a CDS encoding ArsR/SmtB family transcription factor, giving the protein MEKINKPEKKETDVCKNNIVHRDILEQIKDKIPADEILFDLADFFKIFGDTTRIKILNLLFQAKELCVCDISIALNMSQSSISHQLRVLRQAKVVKYRKDGKVVYYSLDDEHIEQIFNTGMEHITEETF; this is encoded by the coding sequence ATGGAAAAAATAAATAAACCAGAAAAAAAAGAAACAGATGTATGTAAAAATAACATTGTACATAGAGACATACTAGAACAAATAAAAGATAAAATACCTGCAGATGAAATACTATTCGATCTTGCAGATTTCTTCAAAATATTTGGAGACACTACAAGAATAAAAATATTAAATCTATTATTTCAAGCAAAAGAATTATGCGTATGTGATATATCAATAGCATTAAACATGTCACAATCATCTATATCTCATCAATTAAGAGTTTTAAGACAAGCAAAAGTTGTAAAATACAGAAAAGATGGAAAAGTTGTTTATTATTCTCTCGATGATGAACATATAGAACAAATATTCAATACTGGAATGGAACATATCACAGAAGAAACATTTTAA
- a CDS encoding heavy metal translocating P-type ATPase produces the protein MEKTQKTKLSLDGLNCANCAAKIENKVKNLDGIKNVELNFITKTLSYESTNTEDINKIKKIVNKLEPDVKVYEEGKNEFHEHSHEHEHSHTHTHEHGNFNLKKEIIRISIGLIFFIAAIITNQQMIIKISLYLAAYLIIGGKVLIRSAKNIMRGNVFDENFLMGIATIGAFAIKEYPEAVGVMLFYEIGEFLQNLAVDNSKKSIKSLLDIRPDYANLIKGQNIEKVSPSQVKVNDIIVVKPGEKVPMDGKIIQGQTMMDTSAITGESVPRTVKENDEILSGFVNQNGLIKVKVEKEFSESTVSKILNMVENASAKKAKTEKMITKFAKYYTPAVVFFALGLATIPVLMGGTFSDWLYRALIFLVISCPCGLVLSIPLGYFSGIGTLSKKGILIKGGNYLETIKDLDTIVFDKTGTITQGVFEVVKIKPENITKEELLKTAAYAEKHSNHPIAQSIKKEYNQQIDETKIKKYEEISGHGIKAKIEEKTVLAGNSKLMEKFGINYKENNNSGTIVHIAINGQYSGYLEISDKIKNGVKQTIKQLKQLGIKNTVMLTGDNKKVAQAVTKEVGIDEYYAELLPDQKVQKFEQIKTNKKIAFIGDGINDAPVLTRSDIGIAMGGLGSDAAIEAADAVIMDDNIQRVVDAIKVSKKTAKITWENIIIVLGVKIVFLSLGALGMTNIWGAVFADVGIALIAVFNSLRIFKN, from the coding sequence ATGGAAAAAACTCAAAAAACAAAATTATCCTTAGATGGTTTAAATTGTGCTAATTGTGCTGCAAAAATAGAAAATAAAGTAAAAAATTTAGATGGAATAAAAAATGTAGAATTAAACTTTATAACTAAAACCCTTTCTTATGAAAGCACAAATACAGAAGATATAAATAAAATAAAAAAAATAGTAAACAAATTAGAACCAGATGTAAAAGTATATGAAGAAGGAAAAAATGAGTTCCATGAACATTCTCATGAACATGAACACTCTCATACCCATACTCATGAACATGGAAATTTCAATCTAAAAAAAGAAATTATAAGAATAAGTATTGGATTAATATTTTTTATAGCAGCAATAATAACAAATCAACAAATGATAATAAAAATATCATTATATCTTGCAGCATACCTAATAATAGGTGGAAAAGTACTCATAAGATCTGCAAAAAATATAATGAGAGGAAATGTATTCGATGAAAATTTTCTAATGGGAATTGCTACTATAGGAGCTTTTGCAATAAAAGAATATCCCGAAGCAGTTGGAGTAATGCTATTCTATGAAATTGGAGAATTCTTACAAAACTTAGCCGTTGATAATTCAAAAAAATCCATAAAATCTCTTTTAGATATAAGACCTGATTATGCAAACCTAATAAAAGGACAAAACATAGAAAAAGTAAGTCCTTCACAAGTAAAAGTAAATGACATAATAGTTGTAAAACCTGGAGAAAAAGTCCCTATGGATGGAAAAATAATACAAGGTCAAACAATGATGGATACCTCTGCAATAACAGGTGAATCAGTACCAAGAACAGTAAAAGAAAACGATGAAATACTAAGTGGATTCGTAAATCAAAATGGACTAATAAAAGTAAAAGTTGAAAAAGAATTTTCAGAATCGACAGTATCAAAAATACTAAATATGGTAGAAAATGCATCTGCAAAAAAAGCTAAAACAGAAAAAATGATAACAAAATTTGCAAAATATTATACTCCGGCAGTAGTATTCTTTGCATTGGGACTGGCTACTATACCAGTATTGATGGGCGGAACATTTTCTGATTGGCTTTATAGAGCTTTAATATTCCTTGTAATATCATGTCCTTGTGGACTCGTTTTATCAATACCTCTTGGATACTTTTCAGGAATAGGAACTCTATCAAAAAAAGGTATACTAATAAAGGGCGGAAATTATTTAGAAACCATAAAAGACCTCGATACAATAGTATTTGATAAAACAGGAACAATAACACAAGGAGTCTTCGAAGTTGTAAAAATAAAACCAGAGAACATAACAAAAGAAGAATTATTAAAAACAGCTGCATATGCTGAAAAACATTCAAATCATCCCATTGCTCAATCAATAAAAAAAGAATACAATCAACAAATAGATGAAACAAAAATAAAAAAATATGAAGAAATATCAGGACATGGAATAAAAGCTAAAATAGAAGAAAAAACTGTACTCGCTGGTAATTCAAAATTAATGGAAAAATTTGGAATAAATTACAAAGAAAACAATAACTCTGGAACAATAGTACATATAGCCATAAACGGTCAATATTCTGGATACTTAGAAATATCAGACAAAATTAAAAACGGTGTAAAACAAACTATAAAACAATTAAAACAACTTGGAATAAAAAACACTGTAATGCTTACAGGTGACAATAAAAAAGTAGCTCAAGCAGTAACAAAAGAAGTAGGTATAGATGAATACTATGCAGAATTATTACCAGATCAAAAAGTTCAAAAATTTGAACAAATAAAAACAAATAAAAAAATAGCCTTCATAGGTGATGGAATAAATGATGCACCCGTACTAACGAGATCCGATATAGGTATAGCTATGGGAGGATTGGGTTCTGATGCCGCAATAGAAGCAGCAGATGCAGTTATTATGGATGATAATATACAAAGAGTTGTAGATGCTATAAAAGTATCCAAAAAAACTGCAAAAATCACTTGGGAAAACATAATAATAGTACTTGGAGTAAAAATAGTATTCTTAAGTCTCGGTGCACTTGGAATGACAAACATATGGGGTGCCGTATTTGCAGATGTTGGTATAGCATTAATAGCAGTATTCAATTCCTTAAGAATATTTAAAAACTAA
- a CDS encoding alpha/beta hydrolase: MRRQINQISLLLNILCIIYPILRIYYPNQIIEIIATITIPFTLLLNYFIVYLYNFKRLKAYKYPRIFLKTSIIGLLMIIAGNFLKGASYSSQIKQTWHIWTIIYIGYYSIFISAIYNNIKTLGYNKYFIKINNSKKNIIKNLISLIYILMIIAITIITYTKIYVSTIEMIIPELSITFAIITIPLGLLIYSTNPKSEINKKISVIFIIIFSILLTIPLIANLTNINKIDLKFSNTFGNQQNSKFRKVHFSFTDYLLGIKIPEIEIKKDITYYKDTKGYENNIELKFDAYIPKNKNKENPVIIRIHGGSWVGGNKGFYNMLQINKYFASQGYTVFDIQYGLTNTSIFSKNSEKIKNRTGNFTIDDMIKHIGYFTKYLEQNKQKYNADTSKVIISGGSSGGQLATAIALSYENEKYKNWYDQNIKIKGIIPLYPAYTIASKIGIEGEKELISPEKLINKNNIPILIYQGTKDTFVPEEIIKQFEKKYSENNKIMTIYFPYSGHANDIYFEGYYNQIFLYYMERFIQYSISK; this comes from the coding sequence ATGAGACGTCAAATAAACCAAATATCTCTATTATTAAACATATTATGTATAATATATCCCATATTGAGAATATACTATCCAAATCAAATAATAGAAATAATAGCTACAATAACAATACCATTCACACTCTTATTAAACTACTTCATAGTATACTTATATAATTTTAAAAGATTAAAAGCATATAAATATCCAAGAATATTTTTAAAAACATCTATAATAGGTCTATTAATGATAATCGCAGGAAACTTCTTAAAAGGGGCTTCATATTCATCCCAAATAAAACAAACATGGCATATATGGACTATAATATACATAGGATACTACTCAATATTCATAAGTGCTATATACAACAACATAAAAACACTTGGATACAATAAATACTTCATAAAAATAAATAATAGCAAAAAAAACATAATAAAAAATTTAATATCATTAATATACATATTAATGATAATCGCAATAACCATAATAACTTATACAAAAATATATGTTTCAACCATTGAAATGATAATACCAGAACTCTCAATAACCTTTGCAATAATAACTATACCTTTAGGATTACTTATATACTCTACAAATCCAAAATCAGAAATAAACAAAAAAATCTCTGTAATATTCATAATAATATTCTCAATACTATTAACAATACCATTAATAGCTAATCTAACAAATATAAACAAAATAGATCTAAAATTTTCAAATACATTTGGAAATCAACAAAACTCAAAATTCAGAAAAGTTCATTTCTCATTCACAGATTATCTACTTGGAATAAAAATACCAGAAATAGAAATAAAAAAAGATATTACCTATTATAAAGATACAAAAGGTTATGAAAACAATATAGAACTAAAATTTGATGCATATATACCCAAAAACAAAAATAAAGAAAATCCTGTAATAATAAGAATACATGGTGGTTCATGGGTTGGAGGAAACAAAGGATTCTATAATATGCTACAAATAAACAAATATTTTGCATCACAAGGATACACTGTATTTGATATACAATATGGATTAACAAATACATCCATATTCTCAAAAAATTCAGAAAAAATAAAAAATAGAACTGGCAATTTCACAATAGATGATATGATAAAACATATAGGATATTTCACAAAATACCTCGAACAAAACAAACAAAAATATAATGCCGACACCTCAAAAGTAATAATAAGTGGAGGATCTTCAGGAGGACAACTTGCAACAGCAATTGCTTTAAGCTATGAAAATGAAAAATACAAAAACTGGTATGATCAAAACATAAAAATAAAAGGTATAATACCTTTATATCCAGCGTATACAATAGCTTCAAAAATAGGAATAGAAGGAGAAAAAGAACTAATATCACCAGAAAAATTAATAAACAAAAATAACATTCCCATATTGATATATCAAGGAACAAAAGATACCTTCGTTCCAGAAGAAATAATAAAACAATTCGAAAAAAAATACTCAGAAAACAATAAAATAATGACAATATATTTTCCATACTCTGGCCATGCAAACGATATATACTTTGAAGGATATTATAATCAAATATTCTTATACTATATGGAAAGATTCATACAATACTCAATATCAAAATAA
- a CDS encoding DEAD/DEAH box helicase, with the protein MYKKNIVKTWWGLKWIESLENIDKNKNRLPRGRTYFNKGNVIDINYKDGMIISKVKGNYKDHYNQTIKLNAFKKDEKNKIKAILKNRKDFMAQLLIGFFPPDLFEILTQSQIHLFPEKWADILSKCSCPDRANPCKHLAAVFYSFAHEFDKNPFLIFELHGLKKSEIVEESEENIIKFSKQFKIKKEIKEPEIIAEPLEIQNLLNLLPDDILFTNIDLKSDLKKLYEEINQDENIKIENLKLTDLEIKINYNQQNPKIQLKTNIDYLNHEYNYYDFFEILEKANYYNLEDSNIKFFSKLLKYFEIIKYTKSFLPQAQKIDETNFHITYKPYTINETYKKYHEYLKSLIKEPIIKNKNEIADQDFIINFLFNLYIKNKIKYIIEPKENKIHELFFTNYIYKPKKFDEKNTFTSIKNYLEPITIDANEFFIFNIKNYKSKYSLSIDIAKKDDPFTTKELREHLRQNNDQTILKKLAIISKYSPFIMEYLNLKFKDLIIEPSDLSDLIINTKNIIKLLNSRINYPIGMEKIYTPELIIKTKTTEKDITLETISKQLNFDFNFKIGSTEIEFEEFIKKYNTENGIKKIENQYFVYEKHAIENIKQIVKKIKELDNISLFKFILSKNIFGIDIIIDENLKNYIKNFKKYKQINIPKKLNATLRPYQKKGYKWIYTNFEKGFNICLADDMGLGKTIQILSVIQKIKENKKLTNPSIVICPTSLLANWEKESSKFTPEIKTHIYHGNERDIEKIKENELIITSYGIIRRDIEKLQKIKFQICVIDEAQNIKNPYTSQSIAVKKINSQHKVALTGTPVENKLLELWSIYDFLMPGFLGNQEDFKINYAYPIEKLSRNAEKKYLKNAIEPFLMRRLKTDKKIIKDLPEKFVYDEYVYLTPIQKKYYQKIMDLKFSNIEKNHQKRKAHIFALITALKQICNHPANYDKNFIQTINSSGKMQKTIDILQTIIENEEKVIIFTQYTTMGNILQKLIKEYFKMEILFFHGSLNQKQRNEMIEKFETISKYKVMIISLKAGGTGLNLTAANHVIHYDLWWNPAVENQATDRVFRIGQEKNVIVHRLITTGTFEEKINEIINKKERLTKEIITTSEKWIGDLTNEELKKLFTLK; encoded by the coding sequence ATGTACAAAAAAAATATAGTTAAAACTTGGTGGGGTCTAAAATGGATAGAATCGCTTGAAAACATAGACAAAAATAAAAATAGACTGCCACGTGGTAGAACTTATTTCAATAAAGGCAATGTAATAGACATAAACTACAAAGATGGAATGATAATATCAAAAGTAAAAGGTAATTACAAAGACCATTATAATCAAACAATAAAATTGAATGCTTTCAAAAAAGATGAAAAAAATAAAATAAAAGCCATATTAAAAAACAGAAAAGATTTTATGGCACAACTATTAATAGGATTTTTTCCTCCAGACTTATTTGAAATATTAACCCAATCACAAATACATTTATTTCCGGAAAAATGGGCTGATATACTATCAAAATGTTCATGTCCGGATAGGGCTAATCCTTGTAAACACCTTGCAGCTGTTTTCTATTCTTTTGCCCATGAATTCGATAAAAACCCTTTTCTTATATTTGAACTTCATGGACTCAAAAAATCAGAAATAGTAGAAGAAAGCGAAGAAAATATAATAAAATTCTCAAAACAATTCAAAATAAAAAAAGAAATAAAAGAACCAGAAATAATAGCAGAACCGCTTGAAATACAAAACCTATTAAATCTACTTCCAGATGATATACTATTCACAAATATAGACCTAAAATCAGATTTAAAAAAATTATATGAAGAAATAAACCAAGATGAAAACATAAAAATAGAAAACTTAAAATTAACAGACTTAGAAATAAAAATAAATTATAATCAACAAAATCCCAAAATACAATTAAAAACCAATATAGACTATTTAAATCATGAGTACAATTACTATGATTTCTTTGAAATACTCGAAAAAGCTAATTATTACAACTTAGAAGATTCAAACATAAAATTCTTTTCAAAACTATTAAAATACTTTGAAATAATAAAATATACAAAATCCTTTTTACCTCAAGCACAAAAAATAGATGAAACAAACTTCCATATAACTTATAAACCATATACAATAAATGAAACATATAAAAAATACCATGAATACTTAAAATCTTTAATAAAAGAACCCATAATAAAAAACAAAAATGAAATAGCAGATCAAGATTTCATAATAAATTTTCTCTTCAATCTATACATAAAAAACAAAATAAAATACATAATAGAACCCAAAGAAAACAAAATACATGAATTATTTTTTACAAATTATATATACAAACCAAAAAAATTTGATGAAAAAAACACGTTTACATCAATAAAAAACTATCTCGAACCAATAACAATAGATGCAAATGAATTTTTTATATTCAACATAAAAAATTACAAAAGCAAATACTCATTATCCATAGACATAGCAAAAAAAGATGATCCCTTTACAACAAAAGAATTGAGAGAACATCTAAGACAAAACAATGATCAAACAATATTAAAAAAACTTGCAATAATATCCAAATATTCTCCATTTATAATGGAATACTTAAACTTAAAATTCAAAGATCTAATAATAGAACCATCAGATCTTTCAGACTTAATAATAAACACTAAAAATATAATAAAACTATTAAACAGTCGAATAAACTATCCAATTGGAATGGAAAAAATATATACACCTGAACTTATAATAAAAACAAAAACAACCGAAAAAGATATAACCTTAGAAACCATATCAAAACAATTAAACTTTGATTTCAATTTCAAAATAGGAAGTACAGAAATAGAATTCGAAGAATTCATAAAAAAATATAATACAGAAAATGGAATCAAAAAAATAGAAAACCAATACTTCGTATATGAAAAACATGCAATAGAAAACATAAAACAAATAGTAAAAAAAATAAAAGAATTAGATAACATAAGTTTATTCAAATTCATACTATCAAAAAATATATTTGGAATAGACATAATAATAGATGAAAACCTAAAAAACTACATAAAAAACTTTAAAAAATATAAACAAATAAACATACCAAAAAAATTAAATGCCACATTAAGACCATATCAAAAAAAAGGATATAAATGGATATACACAAACTTTGAAAAAGGATTCAACATATGTCTTGCAGATGATATGGGTCTTGGAAAAACAATACAAATACTATCTGTGATACAAAAAATAAAAGAAAATAAAAAATTAACAAATCCATCAATAGTAATATGTCCAACATCATTACTTGCAAACTGGGAAAAAGAATCATCAAAATTTACACCAGAAATAAAAACACATATATACCATGGAAATGAAAGAGATATAGAAAAAATAAAAGAAAATGAACTAATAATAACATCTTATGGAATAATAAGAAGGGATATAGAAAAACTTCAAAAAATAAAATTTCAAATATGTGTAATAGATGAAGCTCAAAACATTAAAAATCCATATACCTCACAAAGTATAGCGGTAAAAAAAATAAACTCACAACACAAAGTAGCTCTTACAGGTACACCTGTTGAAAACAAATTATTAGAATTATGGTCAATATACGATTTCTTAATGCCGGGCTTTCTTGGAAATCAAGAAGACTTCAAAATAAATTATGCATATCCAATAGAAAAGCTAAGTAGAAACGCAGAAAAAAAATACTTAAAAAATGCCATAGAACCATTTTTAATGAGAAGATTAAAAACAGATAAAAAAATAATAAAAGACTTACCAGAAAAATTCGTATACGATGAATACGTATATTTAACACCAATTCAAAAAAAATACTATCAAAAAATAATGGATCTAAAATTTTCAAACATAGAAAAAAATCATCAAAAAAGAAAAGCTCATATATTTGCTCTAATAACAGCATTAAAACAAATATGTAATCATCCAGCTAATTATGACAAAAATTTTATACAAACAATAAACTCATCAGGAAAAATGCAAAAAACTATAGACATACTACAAACCATAATAGAAAATGAAGAAAAAGTAATAATATTCACACAATACACAACAATGGGCAATATACTACAAAAATTAATAAAAGAATACTTTAAAATGGAAATACTATTCTTTCATGGATCTTTAAACCAAAAGCAAAGAAATGAAATGATAGAAAAATTCGAAACAATATCCAAATACAAAGTAATGATAATATCATTAAAAGCTGGTGGAACGGGACTAAATTTAACCGCTGCAAACCATGTAATACATTATGATTTATGGTGGAATCCTGCCGTAGAAAATCAAGCAACAGACAGAGTATTTAGAATAGGACAAGAAAAAAATGTAATAGTACACAGACTAATAACTACGGGAACATTCGAAGAAAAAATAAATGAAATAATAAATAAAAAAGAAAGATTAACAAAAGAAATAATTACAACATCCGAAAAATGGATAGGAGACTTAACCAATGAAGAACTTAAAAAACTCTTCACATTAAAATAA
- a CDS encoding GntR family transcriptional regulator: MKEALHKKIKKYILRKIKTGELKPGEQIPTEKELVEKFNTSRTTVRKALDELTVENYIYRKRKIGSFVNEDVKNSKNIGLILSYISDYLSGETMVGIEQVLREHGYTPIVEFMNENIELNKKKVNELLKRDLKGLIAIPRMEFFDIEDFSDLLESDFPLVYMDRAVGYTDKIVVQSENYQSTYELTQNLIKFGNSKNIAFISYDEVVLSTVRDRLMGIRDATKRFGAKTGYYIIKENQLENIADKLIEYDYDTIFCCYDTIAVALISIMQSKGYKIPDDIKIVGFDDRKIGELIVPKLTSIKQNFEEMGIKSAQILIDLINKKNIIESEIYIPTQIIYRESCGIKDKIK, encoded by the coding sequence ATGAAAGAAGCATTACATAAAAAAATAAAAAAATACATATTAAGAAAAATTAAGACGGGAGAATTAAAACCAGGCGAACAAATTCCAACAGAAAAAGAACTCGTAGAAAAATTCAATACATCAAGAACAACAGTTAGAAAAGCTTTAGACGAACTAACAGTAGAAAACTATATATATCGAAAAAGAAAAATTGGATCTTTCGTAAATGAAGATGTAAAAAACTCAAAAAACATTGGACTGATATTATCCTACATATCAGATTATCTATCAGGAGAAACGATGGTTGGAATAGAACAAGTACTCAGAGAACATGGATATACCCCAATAGTAGAATTCATGAATGAAAATATAGAATTAAACAAAAAAAAGGTAAATGAACTACTAAAAAGGGACTTAAAAGGTCTAATAGCAATACCGAGAATGGAATTTTTTGATATAGAAGACTTTTCAGATCTTTTAGAATCAGATTTTCCACTCGTATACATGGATAGAGCTGTCGGATACACAGATAAAATAGTAGTTCAATCTGAAAACTATCAAAGCACATATGAATTAACACAAAATCTAATAAAATTTGGAAACTCAAAAAACATAGCCTTCATATCATATGATGAAGTAGTATTAAGCACCGTCAGAGATAGATTAATGGGAATAAGAGATGCTACAAAAAGATTTGGTGCAAAAACTGGTTACTACATAATAAAAGAAAATCAATTAGAAAATATAGCGGACAAATTAATAGAATATGACTATGATACAATATTTTGCTGTTATGACACTATAGCAGTAGCCTTAATATCAATAATGCAATCTAAAGGATACAAAATACCAGATGATATAAAAATAGTTGGATTTGATGACAGAAAAATTGGAGAACTAATAGTACCCAAATTAACCTCAATAAAACAAAATTTTGAAGAAATGGGAATAAAATCTGCTCAAATACTAATAGACTTAATAAATAAAAAAAATATAATAGAATCAGAAATATACATCCCTACCCAAATAATATATAGAGAATCATGTGGAATAAAAGACAAAATAAAATGA
- a CDS encoding ABC transporter substrate-binding protein: MKKLTLLLLCLVLLFSISFSKTVTLNYLEVMTSPERTKLLKDMISKYEKENPDIKINLISPPYEQADQKATLMLNTNQKLDIVEIRDYTLKQFVNNGKLEDLSKYFENWKDAEDLTAVAKKAAYTLDNKPYLVPQCIFIKALFVREDVLKQNGINTLPKTIDELIDIAIKITDPSKNQYGFTWRGKSSEFKYSDLFASAEVENIKNEKYIYSTEKEFFNTEDYKRGMEKYIKLFKEAVPKDGVNWGFNEQINSFVSGMTPFLIQDSDAIPLINNLMDENKYTVIPIPEGPHGYTYLDYGFTGVGIPSYSKNKTEAWNFIKWLNSPEQNGYFNEHYGALPVHKSTYENNEHFKNEKYAAYGKEMVSEKYIFKTYPLDSERWPGWSQIHEVDMQNLLLGNTELKRVLKKWEAYWN, from the coding sequence ATGAAAAAATTAACTTTATTATTACTATGTTTAGTATTATTATTCAGTATTTCATTTTCAAAAACCGTGACTTTAAATTATTTAGAAGTTATGACAAGTCCTGAAAGAACAAAATTATTAAAAGATATGATATCAAAATATGAAAAAGAAAATCCAGATATCAAAATAAACTTAATATCACCACCTTATGAACAAGCAGATCAAAAAGCAACTTTAATGCTAAACACAAATCAAAAACTCGATATAGTAGAAATAAGAGACTATACATTAAAACAATTTGTAAACAATGGAAAACTCGAAGATTTGAGTAAATACTTTGAAAATTGGAAAGATGCCGAAGATTTGACAGCCGTTGCAAAAAAAGCAGCTTATACATTAGACAATAAACCATATCTCGTACCTCAATGTATATTCATAAAAGCTCTTTTTGTTAGAGAAGATGTATTAAAACAAAATGGAATAAATACATTACCAAAAACAATAGACGAATTAATAGATATAGCTATAAAAATAACAGATCCATCAAAAAACCAATATGGATTCACATGGAGAGGAAAATCTTCAGAATTCAAATATTCAGATCTATTTGCATCTGCAGAAGTTGAAAACATAAAAAATGAAAAATATATATATTCTACTGAAAAAGAATTTTTTAACACTGAAGACTATAAAAGAGGAATGGAAAAATATATAAAACTATTCAAAGAAGCTGTACCAAAAGACGGTGTAAACTGGGGATTCAATGAACAAATAAACAGTTTCGTATCAGGAATGACACCTTTCTTAATACAAGATTCAGATGCAATACCTTTGATAAACAACTTAATGGATGAAAATAAATATACAGTAATACCAATTCCTGAAGGACCTCATGGCTACACATACCTCGATTATGGATTTACTGGAGTAGGAATACCAAGTTATTCAAAAAATAAGACAGAAGCTTGGAATTTCATAAAATGGTTAAACTCACCAGAACAAAATGGATATTTCAATGAACACTATGGAGCTTTACCAGTACATAAATCGACATATGAAAATAATGAACATTTCAAAAATGAAAAATATGCTGCATATGGAAAAGAAATGGTTTCAGAAAAATATATATTTAAAACATACCCTTTAGACTCAGAAAGATGGCCTGGCTGGAGCCAAATTCATGAAGTCGATATGCAAAACCTCTTACTTGGAAATACAGAATTAAAAAGAGTCCTAAAAAAATGGGAAGCATATTGGAACTAA
- a CDS encoding carbohydrate ABC transporter permease: protein MLKKSHTQKNKFLIYILIPAFLFLGLFIYFPVIKGIFISFKNYTLFDLSNTQFNNFQNFKNIFTDQNFRFIQILFNTIIWVVISLLFQFILGFILALLMKKPFKGRGLYSALVFYPWALSGFAIGLIWAWMFNGQFGVINDILLKLGLINSNIGFLSNPKIAMISVIVVNIWYGVPFFAIMLLAALQSVPNELYEAAKIDGAGPVKQLFSITIPYIKPTIISTTLLRTIWIMNFPDIIYAMTNGGPANSTNILATQMINKILKFYDYGQGSAYGVVIIAILLTYAIIYLKISSKKGNDNI, encoded by the coding sequence ATGCTAAAAAAAAGCCATACTCAAAAAAACAAATTCTTAATATATATATTAATACCTGCATTCTTATTTCTTGGATTATTCATATACTTTCCAGTTATAAAAGGTATATTCATATCATTCAAAAACTATACATTATTTGATCTATCCAATACACAATTCAATAACTTTCAAAACTTCAAAAACATATTTACAGATCAAAACTTTAGATTTATACAAATACTATTCAACACAATAATCTGGGTTGTAATATCTTTATTATTTCAATTCATACTTGGATTCATACTTGCATTATTGATGAAAAAACCCTTCAAAGGAAGAGGACTTTATTCAGCTTTAGTATTCTACCCTTGGGCATTATCAGGATTTGCCATTGGATTGATATGGGCTTGGATGTTCAATGGACAATTTGGTGTAATAAATGACATTTTATTAAAATTGGGATTAATAAATTCAAATATCGGCTTCTTATCAAATCCAAAAATAGCCATGATATCTGTAATAGTGGTAAATATTTGGTATGGTGTACCATTCTTCGCAATAATGCTACTTGCAGCATTACAATCAGTACCAAATGAATTATACGAAGCTGCAAAAATAGATGGTGCTGGACCTGTTAAACAACTATTTTCAATAACAATACCTTACATAAAACCAACAATAATATCAACAACACTATTAAGAACTATTTGGATAATGAATTTTCCAGACATAATATATGCAATGACAAATGGTGGACCAGCAAACAGCACAAATATACTTGCAACACAAATGATAAACAAAATATTAAAATTCTACGATTATGGACAAGGATCTGCATATGGAGTAGTAATAATAGCAATACTATTAACTTATGCAATAATTTATTTAAAAATATCCTCCAAAAAAGGGAATGATAATATATGA